One region of Culex pipiens pallens isolate TS chromosome 2, TS_CPP_V2, whole genome shotgun sequence genomic DNA includes:
- the LOC120432555 gene encoding protein transport protein Sec61 subunit gamma encodes MDQIAKIYEPGRSFAKDSIRLIKRCTKPDRREFQKIAIATAIGFCIMGFIGFFVKLIHIPINNIIVGS; translated from the coding sequence ATGGACCAGATTGCCAAGATCTACGAGCCGGGCCGTTCCTTCGCCAAGGACTCGATCCGGCTGATCAAGCGCTGCACCAAGCCCGACCGGCGCGAGTTCCAGAAGATTGCGATTGCGACCGCGATCGGCTTCTGCATCATGGGATTTATCGGTTTCTTCGTCAAACTGATACACATCCCGATCAACAACATCATCGTCGGATCGTAA
- the LOC120432573 gene encoding 26S proteasome regulatory subunit 6B, with translation MAEVLNVDKDETEFRPSSKDTPLDEESMEDLYTKYKKLQKMLEFLEVQEEYIKDEQRNLKKEYLHAQEEVKRIQSVPLVIGQFLEAVDQNNGIVGSTTGSNYFVRILSTIDRELLKPSASVALHKHSNALVDVLPPEADSSISMLQADEKPEVQYSDIGGMDMQKQEIREAVELPLTHFELYKQIGIDPPRGVLMYGPPGCGKTMLAKAVAHHTTAAFIRVVGSEFVQKYLGEGPRMVRDVFRLAKENSPAIIFIDEIDAIATKRFDAQTGADREVQRILLELLNQMDGFDQTTNVKVIMATNRADTLDPALLRPGRLDRKIEFPLPDRRQKRLIFSTITAKMNLSEDVDLEDYVARPDKISGADINAICQEAGMHAVRENRYIVLAKDFEKGYKNNIKKDETEHEFYK, from the exons ATGGCCGAGGTACTGAACGTGGACAAGGACGAGACCGAGTTCCGTCCCTCGTCGAAGGACACTCCACTGGATGAG GAATCCATGGAGGATCTGTACACCAAGTACAAGAAGTTGCAGAAGATGCTCGAGTTCCTCGAGGTGCAGGAAGAGTACATCAAGGACGAGCAGCGGAACCTGAAGAAGGAATATCTGCACGCCCAGGAGGAGGTCAAACGGATCCAGTCGGTTCCGCTGGTGATCGGTCAGTTCCTGGAGGCCGTCGACCAGAACAACGGAATCGTCGGATCGACCACGGGATCGAACTACTTTGTCCGGATTCTTTCCACGATCGACCGGGAGCTGCTGAAACCTTCGGCCAGTGTGGCCCTGCACAAGCACAGTAATGCCCTCGTCGATGTGCTGCCACCGGAAGCGGACAGCTCAATCTCGATGCTGCAGGCGGACGAAAAACCGGAAGTCCAATACTCGGACATAGGAGGCATGGACATGCAAAAGCAGGAAATCCGCGAAGCCGTCGAACTTCCGCTGACCCACTTTGAGCTGTACAAGCAGATCGGAATCGACCCGCCGCGGGGTGTCCTCATGTACGGTCCGCCCGGATGTGGCAAGACGATGTTGGCCAAGGCCGTTGCCCACCACACGACGGCCGCCTTCATCCGCGTGGTCGGTTCGGAGTTCGTGCAGAAATATCTCGGCGAAGGTCCCCGAATGGTGCGCGACGTGTTCCGTCTGGCCAAGGAGAACTCACCCGCAATCATCTTCATCGACGAAATCGACGCCATCGCCACGAAGCGTTTCGACGCCCAAACCGGTGCCGATCGTGAAGTTCAACGTATCCTGCTCGAGCTGCTTAACCAGATGGACGGATTCGATCAGACCACCAACGTGAAGGTCATCATGGCCACCAACCGTGCCGACACCCTGGATCCGGCCCTGCTCCGACCGGGTCGTCTCGATCGTAAAATTGAATTCCCCCTTCCCGACCGGCGTCAGAAGCGACTGATCTTCTCGACCATCACCGCCAAGATGAACCTCTCGGAGGATGTCGATTTGGAGGATTATGTGGCGAGGCCGGACAAGATTTCCGGTGCGGACATTAACGCCATCTGCCAGGAGGCGGGAATGCACGCGGTGCGCGAGAACCGGTATATCGTGCTGGCCAAGGACTTTGAGAAGGGTTACAAGAATAACATCAAGAAGGACGAAACCGAGCACGAGTTTTACAAATAA
- the LOC120432560 gene encoding peroxisome biogenesis factor 2-like: MKTNFVPRVNQLDSIQLDNEIVNILKEQIYNVIRNLPPGLLSRFQPEINLLAGSALWNFSIRQSFATFGQQMLSITYEKDQLTPDKLKAHYLLTVALAYLKELAQFRLTGYTVLQRFITTLENCLTFLNFLNFFRFLRTGRKPSLVDYVLRLDHRSIDGAKRRTIGYSYMTRELIWAGFMELLGFTIPIVNYHALKRRLRNLLRLEVRPQEVQRIVLGVDSKCVYCNERVTLPHHMGCGHVFCYYCLKGNLLADSGFQCNVCDFKSGVFERVVAG; this comes from the exons aTGAAGACGAATTTTGTTCCTCGGGTTAATCAA CTTGATTCCATCCAGCTGGACAACGAAATTGTCAACATTTTGAAGGAGCAAATTTACAATGTCATCCGGAACTTGCCG CCCGGTCTCCTCAGCCGGTTCCAGCCGGAAATCAACTTGCTGGCCGGTTCCGCCCTCTGGAATTTCTCAATCCGCCAGTCGTTCGCCACCTTTGGCCAGCAAATGCTCTCGATAACGTACGAAAAGGACCAACTCACCCCGGACAAGCTAAAGGCGCACTACTTGCTAACCGTGGCACTGGCCTACCTCAAGGAGCTGGCCCAGTTCCGGTTGACCGGCTACACGGTCCTCCAGCGCTTCATCACCACGCTCGAGAATTGTCTCACCTTTCTCAATTTCCTCAACTTTTTCCGCTTCCTCCGAACCGGCCGCAAACCGTCGCTCGTGGATTACGTGCTCCGGTTGGACCACCGGTCAATCGACGGGGCCAAACGGCGCACGATCGGCTACTCGTACATGACCCGGGAGCTGATTTGGGCCGGTTTCATGGAACTGCTCGGGTTTACCATTCCCATTGTGAACTATCATGCGCTGAAGCGAAGGCTGCGGAACCTGTTACGGTTGGAGGTGCGGCCACAGGAAGTGCAGCGGATTGTGCTAGGCGTGGACAGCAAGTGCGTTTACTGTAATGAAAGGGTCACGTTGCCGCATCACATGGGTTGTGGGCACGTGTTTTGCTATTATTGCTTGAAG ggAAATTTACTGGCCGATTCTGGGTTCCAGTGCAATGTTTGTGACTTTAAAAGTGGCGTTTTTGAACGAGTTGTTGCAGGTTGA